From a single Drosophila sulfurigaster albostrigata strain 15112-1811.04 chromosome 3, ASM2355843v2, whole genome shotgun sequence genomic region:
- the LOC133840715 gene encoding NADP-dependent malic enzyme-like has product MAQRQVLHGLGRGIGWSMSHKRQPNSTTVRYSHWMPTIAKSDYRKSVDPKYNKGMSYTYEERQRLSLCGLLPPAYRTMEQQLYAVSESFANQTSDLHRYIFLRALRQRHERLYYEFLSKRVNECMPIIYTPTVGTACVKFSLLHYTALGLYVTRYDKGHVIDVLKNWPQPEIRAVCITDGERILGLGDQGANGMGISVGKMDLYTALGRIPPQFLMPAVLDVGTNNQTHLADPLYIGIRQERLRGPEYEEIVQEFMDAVVEVWGPQTLIHFEDFATPNAFKFINKYQDCYCYFNDDIQGTAATGLAAFLGVERISKKPLQDHVIFMAGAGSACLGIAKLVIKELLKRNVSEKDAYKNIYIADQFGLVTKETKEMIPDLKPFRKDMPPIKSLEEMVEKFKPSILLGATGSAGIFTEKVLRTMGKHNERPAIFAVSNPTTKAECTAEQAYNFTEGRALFCSGSPFPPVVFNGKRIVPGQANNSFAFPGVALAVMCTRPFKIPDDVFLVAAKTLADYAEKHYPGEEKLFPTTVEACDVAFDIAVNVAKYFFDKGLSNVFPKPDDISDFIKQQQYYTNYGSSLPPVWEYPELPSCPLPDEWEKKTNKQRS; this is encoded by the exons ATGGCTCAGAGACAAGTGCTGCATGGATTAGGGCGCGGCATCGG ATGGTCGATGAGCCACAAAAGGCAACCAAATTCTACCACTGTGCGATACTCCCATTGGATGCCAACGATTGCGAAAAGTGATTATCGGAAATCTGTGGACCCGAAGTACAATAAG GGCATGTCCTACACATATGAGGAGCGTCAACGTTTAAGTTTGTGTGGACTTCTGCCGCCTGCATATCGCACAATGGAGCAGCAGTTGTATGCGGTCTCTGAGAGTTTCGCTAACCAGACTTCCGATCTGCATCGCTACATATTCTTGCGGGCACTACGACAACGCCATGAACGTCTCTACTACGAGTTTCTCTCCAAAAGAGTGAACGAGTGTATGCCCATCATATACACGCCCACGGTAGGTACAGCGTGTGTCAAGTTCAGCCTTTTGCACTATACCGCCCTTGGGCTGTATGTGACGCGATACGACAAAGGTCACGTGATCGATGTGCTGAAGAACTGGCCTCAACCAGAAATTCGTGCCGTCTGCATTACGGATGGCGAACGCATTCTCGGCTTGGGCGATCAGGGGGCCAATGGCATGGGCATCTCAGTGGGCAAAATGGATTTGTACACCGCCCTTGGCCGCATACCACCGCAGTTCCTGATGCCCGCCGTCCTGGATGTGGGCACTAATAATCAGACGCATCTCGCTGATCCCCTGTACATTGGCATACGTCAGGAGCGATTGAGGGGTCCCGAATACGAGGAGATTGTGCAAGAATTCATGGATGCTGTGGTCGAGGTCTGGGGACCGCAAACACTCATACATTTCGAAGACTTTGCGACGCCGAATGCGTTTAAGTTCATCAATAAGTATCAggattgctattgctatttcAATGATGATATCCAAGGCACAGCTGCCACTGGGCTGGCAGCATTCCTAGGCGTGGAGCGTATTTCAAAGAAGCCGCTGCAAGATCATGTTATATTTATGGCTGGCGCTGGCAGCGCATGTCTAGGCATTGCAAAGCTGGTCATCAAGGAGCTGCTGAAGCGCAATGTCAGCGAGAAGGACGCCtacaagaatatatacattgCCGACCAGTTTGGACTGGTCACCAAAGAAACCAAAGAAATGATACCAGACTTGAAGCCATTCCGCAAGGATATGCCACCGATAAAGAGCCTCGAGGAAATGGTGGAGAAATTCAAGCCATCTATATTGTTGGGTGCTACCGGCTCGGCTGGCATCTTCACAGAGAAGGTACTTCGCACGATGGGAAAGCATAATGAACGGCCAGCGATATTCGCAGTTTCGAATCCAACAACCAAGGCTGAATGCACCGCCGAGCAGGCCTACAACTTCACCGAG GGTCGTGCTCTGTTTTGTTCCGGCTCCCCCTTTCCGCCCGTGGTATTCAATGGAAAACGCATTGTTCCCGGGCAGGCAAATAATTCGTTTGCCTTTCCCGGCGTCGCCTTGGCCGTGATGTGTACGCGACCTTTTAAAATACCCGATGATGTATTTCTGGTTGCTGCTAAAACGCTAGCCGACTATGCGGAGAAACACTATCCGGGCGAAGAGAAACTCTTTCCGACTACAGTCGAAGCTTGCGATGTGGCATTCGACATTGCCGTGAATGTGGCGAAATATTTCTTCGACAAGGGATTGAGCAATGTTTTTCCGAAGCCTGATGATATCAGTGATTTcatcaagcagcagcaatattaTACTAATTACGGATCATCGTTGCCGCCCGTCTGGGAATATCCAGAGTTGCCCTCATGTCCGTTGCCGGACGAGTGGGAAAAGAAGACGAACAAGCAACGCAGCTAG
- the LOC133840716 gene encoding LOW QUALITY PROTEIN: NADP-dependent malic enzyme-like (The sequence of the model RefSeq protein was modified relative to this genomic sequence to represent the inferred CDS: deleted 3 bases in 2 codons): MAFKGINVNSIARISPRNWLRICHHVRRCTHSDPYSEIVRNNSDVIMNSRLNKGLAFTLKERQLLGVHGLMPCNFRSMEEVVEVAKNNFMSRKDPLGQYTYLMSLRSLHERIFYRFISENAELALPIMYTPTVGSVVNLFSMVYRMGMGMYVTLYDRGHIIDVLKNWRVQSVRGICVTDGERILGLGDMAANGMGIVLGKLFLYTALGGVPPQILLPITLDVGTNNQLLLDDPHYVGARVKRIRGAEYDDFVEEFMQAAVTCFGDDTFIHFEDFATPNAYKFLRKYQYKYSYFNDDIQGTAATGLAGFLAAERLLKCQLEDQVFLFVGAGSAAIGIANLLCKELISRGVSEEDAPKNIYVLEQHGLLTTESKGLNEETCRYAKQMEPIKDLAMAVEKLKPAILLAATGTRGLINEQVLRLMAEYNERPVIFALSNPTSNAECTAEQAFEHTEGRVIFSSGSPFPPVVINGKRHTTGQANNCLVFPGIALGALSMRARHLPHQIFLNVARVVANYTSDEDLESGNLYPPIRDVNDLSFEVALNVAKYLEENDLSNLHPKPKDLCTFLHSYLYRLTYGPSLPETWEYPDLENSAEKC, from the exons atggCATTCAAAGGGATAAACGTAAATTCGATTGCACGCATCTCTCCGCGTAACTGGCTGCGAATCTGCCATCATGTGAGGCGTTGTACACACTCAGATCCCTACAGTGAAATAGTGCGAAATAACTCGGATGTCATCATGAATTCCCGCTTGAACAAG GGACTCGCATTCACTTTAAAGGAACGCCAATTGCTGGGCGTTCACGGTCTGATGCCCTGCAATTTTCGATCCATGGAAGAGGTTGTCGAAGTGGCCAAGAACAACTTTATGTCGCGCAAAGATCCACTCGGTCAGTATACGTATCTGATGTCACTGCGATCGCTGCACGAACGCATCTTCTATCGTTTCATCAGCGAGAATGCAGAGCTGGCTTTGCCCATCATGTATACGCCAACGGTTGGCAGCGTTGTCAATCTGTTCTCCATGGTCTACCGCATGGGTATGGGCATGTATGTGACGCTCTATGATCGTGGTCATATTATCGATGTGCTCAAGAATTGGCGCGTGCAAAGTGTGCGTGGCATTTGCGTTACAGATGGCGAACGCATCCTTGGGCTTGGCGACATGGCAGCTAATGGCATGGGCATTGTCTTGGGCAAGCTATTTCTTTACACCGCACTTGGCGGGGTACCACCGCAAATTCTTTTACCCATCACGCTAGACGTGGGCACCAACAATCAGTTGCTGCTCGACGATCCACATTACGTGGGCGCTCGTGTTAAGAGAATCAGAGGCGCCGAATACGATGATTTCGTGGAGGAATTTATGCAGGCGGCTGTGACGTGCTTTGGCGATGACACATTCATACATTTCGAGGACTTTGCCACACCGAATGCTTACAAGTTCCTCCGAAAGTATCAGTACAAGTACAGCTATTTCAATGATGATATTCAGGGCACAGCTGCCACGGGTCTGGCTGGATTTTTGGCTGCCGAGCGACTGCTGAAGTGTCAGCTGGAGGATCaagtgtttctt tttgttggcgCAGGCAGCGCTGCCATTGGCATTGCGAACCTTTTGTGCAAAGAGCTAATATCGCGTGGAGTCAGCGAAGAGGACGCCCCC AAAAATATCTACGTTCTTGAGCAACATGGTCTCCTCACCACAGAATCGAAGGGTCTGAATGAAGAGACATGTCGCTATGCAAAGCAAATGGAGCCAATAAAAGATCTAGCGATGGCTGTGGAAAAACTAAAGCCTGCCATACTCTTGGCTGCCACTGGCACAAGAGGACTGATCAATGAACAAGTGCTGCGTCTGATGGCAGAATACAATGAACGCCCTGTAATCTTTGCCCTCTCCAATCCCACATCCAATGCCGAGTGCACAGCTGAGCAGGCATTTGAACACACTGAg GGTCGCGTTATCTTCAGCTCTGGATCACCGTTCCCCCCAGTTGTTATCAATGGCAAACGCCACACAACCGGTCAGGCCAACAACTGTCTTGTCTTTCCCGGTATAGCTCTTGGTGCTCTGAGTATGCGAGCTCGTCATCTGCCCCATCAGATATTCCTGAATGTGGCTCGAGTTGTGGCCAACTATACATCAGATGAAGATTTAGAATCTGGCAATTTGTATCCCCCAATTCGTGACGTCAATGATTTATCCTTTGAAGTTGCATTGAATGTAGCCAAATACTTAGAagaaaatg ATCTATCCAATTTGCATCCTAAGCCCAAAGATCTTTGTACATTTTTGCACAGCTATTTGTATCGCTTGACCTATGGACCTTCTTTACCCGAAACCTGGGAGTATCCGGATTTGGAGAACTCGGCagaaaaatgctaa